GAGAGGCAGACTCCTGTGGAgagaggtggggggaaaaaggattTCCTGCTAACAGCTTATGGAAAGTAGAGGGACATGTTAATGATGTCCTGGAGGACAGGGTGGCTGTGAACACTGACAAAGCAAAAGGGACAGCATATGGCGGCACAGAAAAGGTTAACAATGGAGCAATAATAAAAGTGCAGCTCTAGTCAGGGAAAGAAGCAATATCGCCTGTTCCCTGCGGCTAAAGGCCTAATGCAAAAGGAGAAGGCAAACCAGATCACTAATAGTGACTTTGTCGAGAGTGGATTACTATGCGTTTGTGTACACAAAGCTTACTGGTCATGCTTCAAAGCAATGGCAAGGAATATCTCTGCTATCCTTGTTTTTTCCAAGCACTTTCTGTCAGGATAAGTGATGTAAGGAGAACAtgagcagccttccagtacttaaaggtGGCCTACAAGGTATCTGGAGAGGAATTTTTTACAAAGGACCATAGTGACAGaagaagggggaatgggtttaagctgaaaggggagatttagatcagatattaggaagaaattcttcactgtgagggtggggagaTGCTGGAAcaagttgctcagagaagttgccctggcagtgttcaaggccaggttgaacagggccttaagcaacctgctctagcggagggtgtccctgcccatggcaggggattggaactggatgagctttaaggtccctttcaacccaaatcagtctgggattctatgattgtccCTGGAGAACAGGGATCCTTGTAATTGCCGTCTCTTTTGTTCTTAGCATTCACCTCTACGGTTTCTCCCTGCACAGAGGAAGGCTGGACATGCTGCCCAAAGGGCTGGAAACGCTTCCAAGGAAGCTGCTACTATCTCTCAGGTGATGCAATGTCCTGGGCTGCCAGCGAGCAGAACTGCACTGGGATGGGCTCTCACCTCGTGGTGAtcaacagcaaagcagagcaggtaTGTGCAGGGCTGAGAGGGGGCACAGCAGCCagagccccagcaccagcccaggaGGGGACTCAGCCCCTCTTTGTCCtgaaagggagggaggatgtCCTTTGTGCATCCCTTCAGCACCGGTTTCCCTCTGCCACCAGCCCCGCTCCACAGGGACTCCTGCCGCCTCCCTCTGCTCAGTCCTGTATCTCATGGACATTGCACTCTCCCTCATTTCCAGGATTTCCTCTCTAAGGAGGTTAAAAAGCCTTCGAGAGGAGAGAATCACTACATTGGTCTGAGTGCACAGGATATGGGCCAGTGGCACTGGGTGGACCAGACTCCATTTAATGTGTCAGCAGCGTGAGTATTCTCAGATGGGAGAGTGTTTGGTGTGGCTTCTGTAGTGCGAGAAAGCAGGGGAGATATGAGGGTGTCTGTTGGTACTCGAGAGGGAAGTGAGATAACTCCTGATGAGAGGTCCatgaggagcaggagagggcTGTGTAGGACACTAGGTTCACACGGCCCTATCAATGCTGGTTATTGGTTATTAATTAACTACCTGTGATGTAGCCATCAATGCTGTAGGCACAGAAGAAGCTGCATCTTGCCAGCAGTAAGAACCCTTCAGAGATGACGGGCCTTGCCTGACCATGTGCTCCCACCATGCCTATGTGCACGTATATACACAGGCATGCCAGTGCTCTAACGCTGTGGAAGTGTGATGGGGCACATGGAGAGACCACCAGGGCTGTCTTTGCCATGTCTTCTTTGGAAGGACAAACTTGTCCTGGAGGCAGAAACATGCCTCTGCTGGGTGTGAAGAAGTGGTGAGCAGCTCCCCCTGTCAGGGCCCTGTTGTGTTTGCTGTAGGAAGAAGGCAAGTTTTCCACATGAAACTGGTGCCAGTGGGATATCTGAGTGGGAGGAAGAGCACTGCTTCTGTCCATGAATCAGCATCTggaatttttctctctcccctccaaaCCTTGCATCCTACTGTGGCCTTTTCCAGCAGTGCTCTACAGGGTACGCTGGGGAGTAACATGTCTGTCTCTATCTCAGGTTCTGGCGGGAAGGTGAACCAAGTAATCCAGATCATGAGAAGTGCGTTGTAATCCATCGGACTTCAGGAGCACTCAACAACTGGAACCATGTCCAATGTAACAGTCATAATAGAATTTGTGAAGCTGCAGCAGTAATTGTGTGATGGAGATACCCTTATCCTGAGTAAAACTGGGAAACGAGCAATGAGCTGGTAACAGGGCTGTGATGGGAGGCGTGGGGAACTCTGGAGCCTTCATCTTCACTGTGTTGGGTGGGATGATGTGAGTGGAAGTGATATTACCCTGTGTCCAGCATCCCCAGTGCACACAATGGCTCAGGGAATACATGAAGGCTCAGGGTCATCAGAGCAGGTCCTGGGCTCCTGTGTCCTCTTCTCTCTGAGTGGGTCCAGCAGCCACTGGCTGAAAAGAGATTGAGTTCTCCAGGAAGAAGACACAGGAATGTAAGACAGATGTTCAGAGCTGCTATTTCCTTTGTCTCCTTGAGCAGAGGTGCCTGCTTTTTGTTGAATCACACAGAGAATGACCTCCAGTTGCACTGGTTTTGCTGAACAATTACTGAATTATTatgcaagagaaaatacagtatcAGACCAATGAAAAAGGCTCTGTGTGGTGTgtatctctctctttccctcacTAAGATGCAGGTGTTTTgtgtaatcatagaatcatagatggtttgggttggaagggaccttaaaaatcattcagttccagccccctgccatgggcagggacaccttccgctagagcagcTCCAGATGGTAGTGAGACTGAGCATGTATGTACAATACGTACGTATATAGATagatatggaagaaaaaggaagtataCATACAAGCAACCACATAGGTCAACACAGACAGAAAGCACTGACGCAAACACAAACAGCATGAGCAGCCCGATTCTGGATGAAAGCCTGCTAGCAATAGAGAAATATATGTTTACACATATACAATACAGACCTCTCCAACTGTAAGGCTTAGTCATTAAGCCATACCAGATGAGAGAGTTCTCTGGTGACATCGCTGAGCctggccccagggaggcagcagacttcCGTGTGAGTCGAGTCAGGTTTAGTTGACATATTGCCCCTCTGTTCCTCTCAGGATGATGTCACTGATCACAACCACTCTTTTTCCTAGTAGAGTTGGTCATGATACCAGGTCTGACTCACCCATGGCAACTCTTCTAACTTGGATGATCCCTTATCTACTTCATCATATTCC
The window above is part of the Strigops habroptila isolate Jane chromosome 3, bStrHab1.2.pri, whole genome shotgun sequence genome. Proteins encoded here:
- the CLEC4A gene encoding C-type lectin domain family 4 member A isoform X1 translates to MASEITYAEVKFQNTSTAAVVKVPPETKKHERHPQKYPPWLPWLISLLLLLVCIALVTVLLVAPFSHSNGQPTALKQKFKEWSCDSAVPEGKAFTSTVSPCTEEGWTCCPKGWKRFQGSCYYLSGDAMSWAASEQNCTGMGSHLVVINSKAEQDFLSKEVKKPSRGENHYIGLSAQDMGQWHWVDQTPFNVSAAFWREGEPSNPDHEKCVVIHRTSGALNNWNHVQCNSHNRICEAAAVIV
- the CLEC4A gene encoding C-type lectin domain family 4 member A isoform X3; this translates as MASEITYAEVKFQNTSTAAVVKVPPETKKHERHPQKYPPWLPWLISLLLLLVCIALVTVLLEEGWTCCPKGWKRFQGSCYYLSGDAMSWAASEQNCTGMGSHLVVINSKAEQDFLSKEVKKPSRGENHYIGLSAQDMGQWHWVDQTPFNVSAAFWREGEPSNPDHEKCVVIHRTSGALNNWNHVQCNSHNRICEAAAVIV
- the CLEC4A gene encoding C-type lectin domain family 4 member A isoform X2 gives rise to the protein MASEITYAEVKFQNTSTAAVVKVPPETKKHERHPQKYPPWLPWLISLLLLLVCIALVTVLLVAPFSHSNGQPTALKQKFKEWSCDSAVPEGKEEGWTCCPKGWKRFQGSCYYLSGDAMSWAASEQNCTGMGSHLVVINSKAEQDFLSKEVKKPSRGENHYIGLSAQDMGQWHWVDQTPFNVSAAFWREGEPSNPDHEKCVVIHRTSGALNNWNHVQCNSHNRICEAAAVIV